In Mastomys coucha isolate ucsf_1 unplaced genomic scaffold, UCSF_Mcou_1 pScaffold5, whole genome shotgun sequence, one genomic interval encodes:
- the Coil gene encoding coilin, with translation MAASETVRLRLQFDYPPPATPHCTVFWLLVDLNRCRVVTDLISLIRQRFGFSSGALLGLYLEGGLLPPAESARLVRDNDCLRVKLEDQGLPENLIVSNGGDSNFLCRKAKKRAFKFVEDEETEQGYKCSKKHWKRQEISSPNEKASDLETKLFLDEMEHTKSKRKSKVTGSPAEKEEEETKKKSSKRKEKGEQKKQSRASKSPKQQTPKEGASQNCSFPRASPRSSLAKARRRSSTGQKGSSGYLSESESCPESVSDGHCSVTMQGFTFSEKLSAELLKDAPATKTAAANRQASKSGFTFSSGKGKASRTSSSSSSGSSSESEDQFLVSKNMLKGASDFLKTTGLFAGQACSGPALPLETPGIMGWKPSDSNRGRQAPGPPGVPVPTSLGRGWGRGEDFLFGKGLRGRGVRGPGRGRGQAVSCILNRSSESQKQKQLNEILTNSSTVIQNPVEPPKKDYSLLPLLAAAPQVGEKIAFKLLELTSDYSPDISDYKEGKILSHDPETQQVDIEILSSLPALKEPGKFDLVYHNENGMEVVEYAVTQEKRITVLWKELIDPRLIIDSSSISSK, from the exons ATGGCAGCCTCCGAGACGGTTAGGCTACGGCTTCAATTTGACTACCCGCCGCCGGCCACTCCACACTGCACggtcttctggcttctggttGACCTGAACAGATGCCGAGTTGTCACGGATCTCATCAGTCTCATCCGCCAGCGCTTCGGCTTCAGTTCCGGGGCGCTCCTGGGCCTCTATCTGGAAGGGGGGCTGCTGCCCCCTGCCGAGAGCGCGCGCCTGGTGAGAGACAACGACTGCCTCAG GGTTAAGTTAGAAGACCAAGGACTCCCTGAGAATTTGATAGTAAGCAATGGTGGCGACTCTAATTTCCTATGTAGGAAAGCGAAGAAACGGGCTTTTAAGTTTGTGGAGGATGAGGAAACGGAACAGGGATACAAGTGTTCAAAGAAGCACTGGAAGAGGCAGGAGATCAGCAGCCCTAATGAGAAGGCCTCCGACCTGGAGACCAAGCTCTTCCTGGATGAGATGGAGcacacaaagagcaagagaaaaagcaaagtgACAGGCAGCCCGGccgagaaggaggaggaggagaccaaAAAGAAGTCttcaaaaagaaaggagaaaggcgAACAGAAGAAGCAGAGCAGGGCCTCCAAGTCTCCCAAACAACAGACGCCTAAAGAGGGGGCCTCCCAGAACTGCAGCTTCCCCAGGGCCTCCCCCAGGAGCAGCCTGGCGAAAGCCCGGAGGAGAAGCAGCACGGGGCAAAAAGGCAGCTCAGGCTACCTGTCAGAGTCTGAGTCCTGTCCCGAGTCAGTCAGCGATGGCCACTGCAGTGTCACGATGCAGGGGTTCACCTTTTCGGAGAAACTGTCAGCCGAGCTGTTGAAAGATGCACCTGCTACCAAAACTGCAGCTGCCAACAGACAGGCCTCAAAGTCTGGCTTTACCTTCAGCTCCGGCAAGGGCAAGGCCTCTAGAACCTCGTCATCGTCCAGTTCAGGCTCCAGTTCAGAGTCGGAAGACCAGTTCCTGGTGTCCAAGAACATGCTCAAGGGCGCGTCGGACTTCCTAAAGACAACTGGCCTCTTTGCAGGGCAAGCGTGTTCTGGTCCAGCGCTGCCCTTGGAGACTCCGGGTATTATGGGATGGAAGCCTTCTGACTCAAACAGAGGCAGACAAGCTCCTGGTCCTCCCGGCGTGCCTGTCCCCACCAGTTTGGGAAGAGGATGGGGGCGAGGAGAGGACTTCCTGTTTGGGAAGGGACTGAGGGGCCGGGGTGTTCGGGGCCCAGGGCGAGGGCGAGGGCAAGCTGTCTCCTGTATCCTAAACAGAAGCTCTGAGAGTCAGAAGCAGAAGCAGTTAAACGAGATTCTAACAAACTCATCCACGGTGATCCAG AATCCAGTAGAGCCCCCCAAGAAGGACTATAGTCTACTACCACTGTTGGCAGCTGCACCTCAAGTCGGAGAAAAGATTGCATTTAAG CTCTTGGAGCTCACATCTGACTACTCTCCTGATATCTCTGACTACAAG gaaggaaaaatattaagCCACGACCCAGAGACCCAGCAAGTGGATATAGAAATCCTCTCTTCTTTACCAG CTCTGAAAGAACCTGGGAAGTTTGATTTGGTCTATCACAATGAAAACGGAATGGAGGTGGTGGAGTACGCCGTGACTCAGGAGAAGAGG aTCACTGTGCTCTGGAAAGAGTTGATTGATCCAAGACTGATTATTGACTCTTCAAGCATCTCAAGTAAATAA